CGTTTGCTCGGTCACCAGCGCATTGTTCTCTGTGCTTCCAAGGCCTACTTTGAAGGGCGGCCGGTGCCGCAGAAAATTGAAGATCTGGCGGATCACACCGTGATCGCTTCTCCACGCAACGGCAAACCTGCGCCATGGCAATTTCGCGGCGCTGAAAGCGAACTCCTGACCTGGCATCCCAAGGCGCGCCTTTTGCTGGATGGAAGCCTGCTGACGTTTTCGGCAATTGTGGAAGGGCAGGGGCTCGGTCTTTTGCCCCGCTGGCTCATTCGTGACGAACTGTCCAGCGGACGTCTGGTTTCCGTTCTGGATGATCGGGTTGCCGGGCATTTGCCTATCCATGTGCTGTGGCCGGCTTCACCCCTCATGCTGCCTCGGTTGCGGGTGGCGATTGATGCCATTGTGCACGCCACGAGGCCTTTGTTTATGGATGGGACGCTGGCCTAAGCGGCAGAAACATATGCGGACGATCGCTGCCCCAGAAGAAAATTGGAGAATGTATCACCTTCCCTCACGAGGGCGTGAAACCTTTCAGGCGATCATCCGTTAAGCGCCCATGACCGACGCTGACGCAGGACCGAAACCGGTCGATGGTGCCGACCAGAATGGTACCAAAACCGCATCCGCGAAGGATGCTCACGATACCGATGATCCCCTCCCGCCAGAGGAGATGGAAGCTGCTTTGGGCTTGACGCCTGAAGAGGCCGAACAGGCTCGTCGGAGATATCTGCTGAAGCGCTTCTGGATCAGCGCGCGAGGTTTCTGGAGCCGTCGTGGCGATGGGCTTGCATGGCCATTCTCGCTCGGGCTTCTGGCAATGATTGGCATAAATGTCGGTGTCCAATATGGCATCAATGTCTGGAATCGCGGGATCTTTGACGCGATTGAGAAGAGAGACGCGGCTACGGTCTATTTTCTCGGATCCGTTTTTCCGCCACTCGTCCTGGGAAGCGTCTTCATCGTGACCTCACAGGTCTATGTCAGGATGCGTATTCAGCGGCGCTGGCGATCCTGGCTGACAAAGGCGCTGGTTGGAAGATGGATCGCAAATGGCCGTTATTATCAGCTCAATCTGATCGATGGCGACCATCAAAATCCGGAGGCGAGGCTTTCTGAGGATATGCGGATCGCCACCGAGGCACCCGTGGATTTCATTTCGGGTGTCATCGCTGCTTTTGTATCGGCTTCCACCTTTATCGTTGTTTTGTGGACGATTGGTGGCGCCCTGACGGTCTCGATCGGCGGTACTGTGATCACGATCCCCGGCTTTCTCGTCATTGCGGCCGTCATCTATGCGCTCATCACATCCAGTTCCATAGCCTTCATTGCCCGGAACTTCGTCAAGGTTTCCGAAGTCAAAAACCAGGTCGAAGCGGAGTTCCGCTACACGCTCACCCGCGTCAGGGAAAATGGCGAGAGTATCGCCTTGCTTGGCGGCGAAGACGAGGAGCGCAGCGATCTCGACAAGAGGTTCGGTAATGTCCGGCGGCAGTGGCGGTTGATGGCGCAGCAATATATGCGCACGACAATTGTGTCGAATGGATCGATGCTGATTGCCCCCGTCGTGCCGGTTCTGCTCTGTGCGCCGAAATTTCTCGATGGAAGCATGTCCCTTGGCGAGGTGATGCAGTCCGCGTCCGCTTTCACCATCGTCCAGTCCGCATTTGGCTGGCTGGTCGACAATTATCCCCGCCTTGCCGACTGGAATGCCTGCGCGCGACGCGTTGCCTCCCTGATGATGTCGCTGGATGGTCTCGAACGGGCTGAAAAGAGCGACACTCTCGGTCGGATCGTGCGTGGCGAAGCGGAAGGCGAGACAATACTCAGCCTCAAGGATGTTTCCGTTTCGCTGGGTGACGGAACGGCTGTCGTCAAAGAGACGGATGTCGAAATCGGCTCGGGCGAGAGGGTATTGGTGGCGGGGGAATCCGGATCGGGCAAGAGCACGCTGGTTCGGGCCATTTCCGGTCTTTGGCCATGGGGTGGGGGCAGCGTGAATTTCCGCGCCGGCAGCCGATTGTTCATGCTGCCGCAACGGCCGTATATTCCTGCCGGCACGCTCCGTCGGGCGGTCTGCTATCCGCAAGCGGCTGAGAGCTGGACGCTGGACGAGATCGGGGCGGCTCTCGACAAGGTTGGTCTCGGTCAACTCAAGGACAGAATCGAAGACGATGCGCCCTGGGACCAGACGTTGTCG
This portion of the Agrobacterium tumefaciens genome encodes:
- a CDS encoding ABC transporter ATP-binding protein/permease — encoded protein: MTDADAGPKPVDGADQNGTKTASAKDAHDTDDPLPPEEMEAALGLTPEEAEQARRRYLLKRFWISARGFWSRRGDGLAWPFSLGLLAMIGINVGVQYGINVWNRGIFDAIEKRDAATVYFLGSVFPPLVLGSVFIVTSQVYVRMRIQRRWRSWLTKALVGRWIANGRYYQLNLIDGDHQNPEARLSEDMRIATEAPVDFISGVIAAFVSASTFIVVLWTIGGALTVSIGGTVITIPGFLVIAAVIYALITSSSIAFIARNFVKVSEVKNQVEAEFRYTLTRVRENGESIALLGGEDEERSDLDKRFGNVRRQWRLMAQQYMRTTIVSNGSMLIAPVVPVLLCAPKFLDGSMSLGEVMQSASAFTIVQSAFGWLVDNYPRLADWNACARRVASLMMSLDGLERAEKSDTLGRIVRGEAEGETILSLKDVSVSLGDGTAVVKETDVEIGSGERVLVAGESGSGKSTLVRAISGLWPWGGGSVNFRAGSRLFMLPQRPYIPAGTLRRAVCYPQAAESWTLDEIGAALDKVGLGQLKDRIEDDAPWDQTLSGGEKQRLTFARLLLNAPDIIVMDEATAALDEKSQDKMMQTVIDELPDATIISVAHRAELEAFHSRKITLERREGGAKLVSDIDLIPRKARAGSLLRRMVKRK